The genomic window CGACGAGGGCCGCGCCGATGACGGCCCAGCCGAGCCAGGTCAGTGCCGTGCCGACGGCGCCGGGCAGGAACATCGTCCACGGGATGAGCATGAGGACCAGGCCGGAGATCTGGAGGACCGTCTTGAGCTTCCCACCGCGGGAGGCCGCCATGACGGCCCGGCGCAGCATGACGAAGCGCAGGAGCGTGATGTCGAGCTCGCGCACGAGGATGACGATGGTGACCCACCACCACAGCCGTCCGGCGACCGACAGGAGGATGAACGCGGACAGCGTGAGCGCCTTGTCGGCGATGGGGTCGGCGATCTTGCCGAAGCTCGTGATGAGGTTGCGCGATCGCGCGAGCTGTCCGTCGAGGCGGTCGGTGATGGCGGCCACGATGAAGACGAGCGCGGCGGCCAGGCGCGCGGGATCGCCGTCGCGCAGCATGAGCCCGATGAAGACGGGCACGAGGACGAGGCGCAGGACCGTCAGCGCGTTCGCGATGTTGAGCA from Actinomyces radicidentis includes these protein-coding regions:
- the pgsA gene encoding CDP-diacylglycerol--glycerol-3-phosphate 3-phosphatidyltransferase is translated as MNAVSDTRPDPVPDGGSAPGAPEQEAPLLNIANALTVLRLVLVPVFIGLMLRDGDPARLAAALVFIVAAITDRLDGQLARSRNLITSFGKIADPIADKALTLSAFILLSVAGRLWWWVTIVILVRELDITLLRFVMLRRAVMAASRGGKLKTVLQISGLVLMLIPWTMFLPGAVGTALTWLGWAVIGAALVVTVVTGVDYCLQARRIARENR